In Aminobacterium sp. MB27-C1, a single genomic region encodes these proteins:
- the rlmN gene encoding 23S rRNA (adenine(2503)-C(2))-methyltransferase RlmN, which yields MDGAIVALEMNYDEWLELCTEKLGLQRYRTDQLCQWIYQKKVFNIYDMTNLGKDLREDLSYKLLVLPPTLVRHETSKDGTRKFLWQLQDGQKIESVLLSHGNHNTACISSQVGCPLGCTFCATGMSGFVRDLTAGEIVGQFLAMEKVAGQNITNIVFMGMGEPLLNQEALFKSIKILNHPKMRGLGARHITVSTSGIVPGIRAMAELDIPVRLSVSLHATNDTLRNKLMPVNQKYSLGSLIEALRYYQEKTGDRITIEYVMIDKVNDSSEQAYELAALTNNLSIYVNLIPYNPVDSRYKRSTPERIKAFGSILKELNIEYEIRREKGSDINAACGQLRRRDESDSKSKS from the coding sequence ATGGATGGAGCCATTGTAGCTCTAGAAATGAATTACGATGAATGGCTTGAGTTGTGCACAGAAAAACTCGGGCTTCAGCGTTACAGAACAGATCAGCTTTGCCAATGGATATACCAAAAGAAAGTATTTAATATTTATGACATGACAAATCTTGGGAAAGACCTGCGAGAGGATCTTTCTTATAAGCTATTGGTATTGCCTCCAACTCTGGTAAGGCATGAGACATCAAAAGACGGCACACGAAAATTTCTATGGCAGTTGCAGGACGGGCAGAAGATAGAATCTGTTCTTCTCTCTCATGGGAATCACAACACAGCTTGTATTTCAAGCCAGGTAGGTTGCCCTCTGGGATGTACTTTCTGTGCTACGGGAATGAGCGGTTTTGTTCGGGACCTCACTGCAGGAGAGATCGTCGGACAATTTCTTGCTATGGAAAAGGTGGCAGGACAAAACATTACGAATATTGTATTTATGGGTATGGGAGAACCGTTGCTCAATCAAGAAGCTCTTTTTAAGAGCATAAAGATTCTGAACCATCCTAAAATGAGGGGACTTGGCGCTCGCCACATAACTGTTTCAACATCGGGAATAGTTCCTGGTATTCGCGCTATGGCAGAGCTAGACATTCCTGTTCGTCTCTCAGTCTCTCTTCACGCTACAAATGACACGTTGAGAAACAAGCTTATGCCAGTAAACCAGAAGTACTCTTTGGGTTCTCTTATAGAAGCCCTTCGTTATTATCAGGAAAAAACCGGCGATCGTATCACCATTGAATACGTTATGATCGATAAAGTAAATGACTCCAGTGAGCAGGCATACGAACTTGCGGCTTTGACAAATAACTTGTCAATATACGTAAATCTAATTCCTTATAATCCGGTCGATTCCAGATATAAACGTTCAACACCGGAGCGGATAAAAGCTTTTGGCTCTATTCTCAAAGAGCTTAACATCGAATATGAAATACGCCGAGAAAAAGGATCTGATATCAATGCAGCATGTGGCCAACTGCGAAGACGGGATGAATCAGACTCTAAGTCTAAATCTTAA
- a CDS encoding FeoA family protein encodes MNQTLSLNLKDLENGIRAQIVQMPLGESRRRLEALGLREGKIIEKISGMPFHGPITIIVDGRQIAIGWRISSRVMVVPVKENCHGN; translated from the coding sequence ATGAATCAGACTCTAAGTCTAAATCTTAAAGATCTCGAAAATGGAATAAGGGCTCAAATTGTCCAAATGCCTTTAGGCGAAAGCCGACGGCGTTTGGAAGCCCTTGGCCTTCGCGAGGGGAAAATTATAGAAAAAATTTCGGGCATGCCCTTTCATGGACCAATTACTATTATTGTGGATGGTCGTCAGATAGCTATTGGATGGCGTATCTCTTCCCGAGTAATGGTTGTACCAGTTAAGGAGAATTGTCATGGCAACTGA
- a CDS encoding ferrous iron transporter B has protein sequence MATEPPLTKTLLLIGNPNVGKSVIFSRLTGVRALSSNYPGTTVGFMEGWLRYDSEVYRIIDVPGAYTLDPTNEAEHVARRMIDEGADLAIIVLDATALERNLYLAFQAMERGIPTIVALNMIDEARHRGISINVEKLEELLGVPVVPTVALSGQGINQIIARIPEAKKCNLPTLTSEERWKRIGSIIEQTQKVVHRHHTLRDTLEDLSVHPIWGGIIGIFVISISFYVIRLIGEGLINLLLDPLVERVWIPLLMKLSSLVAGWPLVHQLLIGTLFNGAIDMEQSFGLLSTGLYVPVVMVLPYVLSFYLALSFLEDVGYLPRFAVLFDALFHRLGLHGYAVVPALLGLGCNVPGILATRVLESDRERFIAATLISVAIPCAGLQAMIVGVIGHLGIQYVLITYGVLFLAWVVIGRILHLFMPGYSPELIVEIPPYRVPSARDLLYKLWFRLKGFFIEAIPLVMVGVFLVNLLYMTGFINVITQLLKPIFTGLLGLPAEAAGPIIMGLLRKDVAVGMLATLNMTPQQLVIATVTLAMTFPCIATFIVLWKELGGKKLAASLAIMILSALTAGTLLRLALNVAIIS, from the coding sequence ATGGCAACTGAACCTCCTTTAACAAAAACACTACTCCTTATTGGAAACCCAAACGTTGGGAAAAGCGTTATCTTTTCAAGATTAACAGGAGTTCGCGCCCTTTCTTCAAATTATCCGGGAACGACAGTAGGTTTTATGGAAGGCTGGCTTCGCTATGATTCTGAGGTATATAGAATCATAGATGTTCCTGGTGCGTACACACTCGATCCTACAAATGAAGCGGAGCACGTAGCTCGTCGCATGATTGATGAAGGCGCGGATCTGGCTATTATCGTTCTCGACGCAACAGCACTTGAACGCAATCTTTATTTGGCTTTTCAGGCAATGGAAAGAGGAATTCCCACTATTGTGGCGTTAAATATGATTGATGAAGCCCGCCATCGTGGAATTAGCATCAATGTAGAGAAGCTTGAAGAACTTCTTGGCGTTCCTGTTGTTCCTACTGTAGCGCTTTCCGGGCAGGGAATAAATCAGATTATTGCACGAATACCGGAAGCTAAAAAATGTAATCTTCCAACGCTTACAAGCGAAGAACGATGGAAACGAATTGGCTCAATTATCGAACAAACTCAAAAAGTTGTTCACCGGCATCATACTCTAAGAGACACTCTTGAAGACCTATCTGTTCACCCTATATGGGGAGGAATAATAGGAATTTTCGTTATCTCTATAAGTTTTTATGTGATTCGTCTCATTGGAGAGGGTTTGATCAATCTGCTTCTTGATCCACTGGTAGAGCGGGTATGGATTCCATTACTTATGAAACTTTCCTCTCTCGTGGCAGGATGGCCCCTTGTTCATCAGCTTCTTATTGGCACACTCTTTAATGGCGCTATAGATATGGAGCAAAGTTTCGGGTTGCTTTCTACAGGTCTTTATGTACCAGTCGTTATGGTTTTACCTTACGTTCTTTCGTTTTATCTGGCATTGAGTTTTTTGGAAGATGTTGGTTATTTGCCACGTTTTGCAGTTCTTTTCGATGCCCTTTTCCACCGACTTGGCCTTCATGGATACGCTGTAGTTCCGGCTTTGTTGGGATTAGGTTGCAATGTCCCCGGAATTCTCGCAACACGAGTTCTCGAATCGGATCGGGAACGTTTTATTGCTGCCACGCTCATTTCAGTAGCAATACCCTGCGCAGGGTTGCAGGCCATGATCGTAGGCGTTATCGGGCACCTAGGAATACAATATGTTCTCATAACATATGGGGTTCTTTTTCTCGCTTGGGTTGTTATCGGGCGAATACTGCACTTATTTATGCCAGGATACAGTCCTGAACTTATTGTAGAAATACCTCCATACAGAGTTCCATCAGCACGAGACCTTTTGTATAAACTCTGGTTTCGCTTAAAGGGATTTTTTATTGAAGCTATTCCTCTTGTGATGGTGGGAGTGTTTTTGGTAAATCTTCTCTATATGACAGGCTTTATAAACGTTATTACGCAACTGCTCAAACCCATATTTACCGGGCTACTCGGTTTACCGGCAGAAGCAGCAGGACCAATTATTATGGGGCTTTTGCGCAAAGACGTTGCTGTCGGAATGTTGGCAACACTCAATATGACGCCGCAACAACTGGTTATAGCAACTGTGACTTTAGCTATGACATTCCCTTGTATTGCTACATTCATTGTTTTATGGAAAGAGCTCGGCGGCAAAAAACTCGCTGCAAGTTTAGCTATTATGATTCTCTCGGCCTTAACTGCAGGAACACTTTTACGACTTGCCCTTAATGTTGCCATAATTTCTTAA
- a CDS encoding NAD(P)H-dependent oxidoreductase subunit E: protein MKRLLFILVLVAVSFSSLSGLAGGKPEILYICGPCSRDFAPVAEKVIQELSLEESVQIKITTCLGACASPPAIEWRKEIYGFMTKEKLASLLKSSFSLS, encoded by the coding sequence ATGAAAAGACTTTTATTTATACTGGTTTTAGTAGCAGTCTCTTTCTCGTCCCTCTCAGGATTAGCTGGAGGAAAACCAGAAATATTATATATCTGTGGACCATGTAGTCGGGATTTCGCCCCTGTAGCAGAAAAGGTTATACAAGAGCTCTCTCTTGAAGAGAGTGTTCAAATAAAGATCACGACTTGCTTGGGAGCCTGCGCTTCTCCTCCTGCAATAGAGTGGAGAAAAGAAATATATGGGTTCATGACAAAAGAAAAGCTTGCTTCGCTGCTCAAGTCTTCCTTTTCCCTTTCATAA